In the Clostridium gelidum genome, GCTTGTTCATTAGATCTTTGTGATGTTTGTGCCATATTCTGTACTGCTTCACTTACCTGGTCTACAGTAGCTGTAATTTCTTCAGACATAGCTGCAATTTCCTCAGACATTTTGCTTACAAAATCAGAATCATTATAATACTGATTACCAGTTTCTCCATAAGCATTAAATTGTTCATGAACCTCATTATTTATGAAATTCAGCATATCATTACTAGTGTCAATACTATTGTTAAATGCTTCTTGAACCTTAATAATTGTATCATGAATAGATGTTACTGCCTGTGCTGATTGTTCTGCAAGCGTTCTTACCTCTTCTGCAACAACTGCAAATCCTTTCCCTTGTTCTCCAGCTCTTGCTGCTTCTATAGCTGCATTTAATGCTAATAAGTTTGTTTGCTCTGCTATACTCCCTATAGTATCTGCCATAATTTTAATACTATTTACTACTTTTCCATTTTCAATAACTTGTAGCATCTTTTTTTCCTTTTCAGCATATAACTTTTCTGTTTCATCTATAGCTTGTCTACTATTATTTTGAACTTCTGCAGCTCTTTCTTTAGATTTGCTTGCATTGTCACTTCCCACCATAGCCTTTTCTGAAAGTTCATTAATACTTGAATCTACTTCTTGGATTGAAGCGCTTATTTCTTCTGATGCTGCACTAGAGTCTTGCATTCCACTTGCAATATTATTTACTGCTTCATCTATGCTTACAGCTTTAGAAGCTAGTTCTTCAGCAGTTGCAGAAAGTTCCTCACTAGATGCACTTATGTCTTGAGAATTTTCTATAATTGCTTTAACTAAACTATTTACATTTTTTTGCGCTATATTTAAGGCAGCACCTGTTTGCCCGAATTCATCTTTTCTTGTAATTCTAATTGGAGTTGAGAAATCATATAAGGCTAATTTTTCTGCAAAATCTTTTATCTTTTTCAATGGTACATTTATATTTCTTGACATAAATAATCCAAGTATAATTGCAATTATAAATCCTACAATAGTTAATATAAATATACTCCAATTTGCAGATATGTATGTTAAATCAATATTTTCATCTGCTACTTGTGCAGCATTTAAATTTATCCCTATAACTTTATCAAGGCTATCTAACATCTCCTTTTCTATAGGTTCCATTGATACATATTGTTTTTGTGCCTCATTAAAATTATCAGAATTAACAGCATCTATTACACCATTTCTAGTATTTCTATACTTTGTTACATTATTTTTAAACTCAGCCCAAACCTTTTCTTCTTCGGATGTACTAATGAGCTTTTCATAATCTGCTATATATTTATTATCCTCTTCTACCATCGAAATAATGTTTTTACCGGCTTCTTCTACTCTAGATTTATCTTTTTCATACATCATTGTTAAAAGCTTACCTTCAATTTTTGACATATTTGCTTTTACTGATAAAACCTTATTAACACTTTGCAGATTTACACTGTACATTTCTTCTGACTTCGTATTTACATTTTTTAATGATATTGTTCCAACTGCACCCACTACAGCAATTAATATAGCTACAAGCAAAAATGCTGAAATTAATTTTACTTTTACTTTCTTTAATAAATTCATTTTAATATTTCCTCCTTTAGTTAAGATCATATATTAATTCTATTGTTCTATTTTGCTATTATTTTCTAATAATAGTTCCATTTCATACATTGGAAGTGGCTTACTAAAATAGAAACCTTGAATTATATTGCATCCCAAATCTGCAAGTAAATTTATCTGATCTTTTGTTTCCACACCTTCAGTAATTATCTTATATTTTAAATCTTTTGATAACTCAACAATACTTTTAATTAGTGCTTTGCTTTTATAGTTCTTAATGTTATCTATAAAAGTTTTATCTATCTTCAATGTATTAATGGGAATATTAATTAAGTAACTTAAAGAAGAATATCCTGTTCCAAAATCATCTATTGCAATATTAATACCGCTCTCCATAAGTTCATTTAATACTTCTATTTTTTCTTTGCAAATATCTATTAAAGTACACTCTGTTATTTCTATCTCTAAAAAATTAGGAGGAACATTATATTTAGCACACAAATTTAATAAATTCTCTTTAAAATCTATTTTCCTCATTTGAATTGGTGATATGTTAACAGATATAGTGTCAAATTTATAGCCTTTATTCCTCCATATAAAAGCTTGTCTTAATACTTTATCAATAACCCAATCACCAATTTTTATTATATCGCCAGTATTTTCAGCAATAGGTATAAACTCAGCTGGGGAAACACGTCCAAGTTTAGCATTATTCCATCTTAAAAGTGCTTCCATCCCTACAATGTTATTGTTTAATGAATTAATCTGTGGTTGATAAAAAATATCTAATTCCTGCCTATTAATAACACTTTTTAGTTCACTCTTAATTAGTGCTTCTCTATAATATGTATCTAGTGCTTCATTGTTAAAAACTGTATAAGTACTTTTTCCTTCATGTTTGGATTTATGCATTGCAAAATTACAAAATCTTAATAGTTCATCAGCATTTATACTATTATCTGGGAAAATTGATATTCCCATACTTACACTAATATGCACTTTATCATCCATTATTTTTAAAGGTTTCTTCAAGTTTTTATAAATCTCATTACATATTTCTTCTATTTGTCTTATGTTATCAAATTCATGAACCAGAATTGCAAATTCATCACCATTTAATCTTGTTAATTCTGAACATTCTCCAATACATCTATTTATTAATTCAGAAAATAATTTTAAAATCGAGTCTCCTAAACAATACCCCAAATTATTATTTATAACCTTATAGTCATCAATATCTATATAAATAACTGCACCCTTTTTATTATTAATCTTAATTTTTTCTAATGTATTATTAAGTTTTTCAAAAAAATAGACGCTATTAGGAAGCTTAGTAAGAATATCATACTTAGCTATTAATCTTCCCTGTTTTTCAATTTTTATTTTTTGTTTCCTGTATATACTTTCAATGAATTTGCTTTTATCAAAGTTTATTAATTTTAATTTATATTGTTTAGTAGAATATATCCTTTTAACTTTATTCATAATAAATTCCTTATTAAATTAATACCACATTCCCTATATATTAAAAAAATTATTATCCCATTATCTACTTATCCATCCAAATATAATACTATTTATCATATTTTTGGTGACAATATTTTCCTTTTGACTTTTCTAATAACTAATTATAATATTTATTGGAACATAATAAATATTTTGTCTGATTAAATTGATTAATAACTTATTTATTCAACCCAAAATATGAAAAATTTATATATTTATCTATTTTAAGGATGACATTATTCTAAAATATGTATTAAAATTCAGTTTTTTTATACAATATTTACATATGCTTCAATATGTACTATAATAAAATTAGACAAAATATTTATAATGTATTATTATTTCGCAAAGGAGAATATACATGAGAGCATCTACTGAAACTAAAATCAAATATTTGACACAAAAAGAGGCCTTATCATTATTTAATTCAATAGCGAGTTCTGGTAGTTTACACTCAACACGTGATCTAGCTATATTTAGGTTAGCTTATAGATGTGGTCTTAGAGTTTCAGAAGTATCATTACTAAAATTACAAAATTATAATATGTCAAAAGGCGAAATATACTGTAGGCGTTTAAAAGGAAGTAATAATAACACTTTAAGACTCGACGAAAAAACAAAAGTTGCTTTGGATAACTATATAAATGAAAGTAATATAAAATCTGAGTCTCAAATTATTTTTACAAGTCAAAAAAATAATCCAATATCACGTCAAACCTTGGATTATCTTACAAAAAAATATTGTACTATGGCTGATATTGAAGATAAATCAAAACATCATTTCCATGCACTAAAACATACTACGGCTGTTCATTTGGCTGAATGCGATATGGATATTAAAGAGCTTCAATGGTGGCTAGGTCATAAGTCTGTTTCTAATACAGAAATATATTTTCAATTTACTACTAAACAGCAAGATAAAATGTATGAGAAACTTGAAGGAAAAAGTGAAATGGTATAAAGTTATTCCACTATAATTCTTTTAATAAACTATTTAGTTGCTATTAAAAATAGAGGATAATGTGTTATTTTGATTTCTGAAAAATCTATACAACACATTATCCTCTATTTATTTGTTTAAATTGAAATTATGTCAAAATACAAATTATTTAGTTATTTGGGCACAAATCTATAACTTAAAAATCTAATGTTAATTAGATTTCCCTACTAGAATCTAAAATCACGTTTTCCTTCATTTAATTTACTTAAATTTTCTTCAGCAATTTTTCTGACTTTTTCATTTGAAATCCTTGGAATCTCATTTTTAATCACTTCTTCACCTTTTCTTTTTGTATCTTCTGAAGCATAATCCTCTAAATACTCTTTTAAAGTCATAAGTGCATTTGGTTGACAACAATTTGCTATTTGTCCAGACTTCACAAGACTCATAAATCTATCTCCTGTTCTTCCTTCTCTATAGCACGCAGTACAGAAGCTTGGAATATATCCAAGTTCAAGCAACCAATTTATTATTTCATCTAAAGTTCTATCATCACTTACATCAAATTGAGCTGAATTATCTTCTTCCTTTTCCTTTTCAGCATATCCTCCAACACTTGTAGATGATGCTCCACTTATTTGAGAAGCTCCAAGCTTAAGCACTTTTTCTCTTGATTCTTGAGATTCTCTAG is a window encoding:
- a CDS encoding putative bifunctional diguanylate cyclase/phosphodiesterase; the encoded protein is MNKVKRIYSTKQYKLKLINFDKSKFIESIYRKQKIKIEKQGRLIAKYDILTKLPNSVYFFEKLNNTLEKIKINNKKGAVIYIDIDDYKVINNNLGYCLGDSILKLFSELINRCIGECSELTRLNGDEFAILVHEFDNIRQIEEICNEIYKNLKKPLKIMDDKVHISVSMGISIFPDNSINADELLRFCNFAMHKSKHEGKSTYTVFNNEALDTYYREALIKSELKSVINRQELDIFYQPQINSLNNNIVGMEALLRWNNAKLGRVSPAEFIPIAENTGDIIKIGDWVIDKVLRQAFIWRNKGYKFDTISVNISPIQMRKIDFKENLLNLCAKYNVPPNFLEIEITECTLIDICKEKIEVLNELMESGINIAIDDFGTGYSSLSYLINIPINTLKIDKTFIDNIKNYKSKALIKSIVELSKDLKYKIITEGVETKDQINLLADLGCNIIQGFYFSKPLPMYEMELLLENNSKIEQ
- a CDS encoding methyl-accepting chemotaxis protein; protein product: MNLLKKVKVKLISAFLLVAILIAVVGAVGTISLKNVNTKSEEMYSVNLQSVNKVLSVKANMSKIEGKLLTMMYEKDKSRVEEAGKNIISMVEEDNKYIADYEKLISTSEEEKVWAEFKNNVTKYRNTRNGVIDAVNSDNFNEAQKQYVSMEPIEKEMLDSLDKVIGINLNAAQVADENIDLTYISANWSIFILTIVGFIIAIILGLFMSRNINVPLKKIKDFAEKLALYDFSTPIRITRKDEFGQTGAALNIAQKNVNSLVKAIIENSQDISASSEELSATAEELASKAVSIDEAVNNIASGMQDSSAASEEISASIQEVDSSINELSEKAMVGSDNASKSKERAAEVQNNSRQAIDETEKLYAEKEKKMLQVIENGKVVNSIKIMADTIGSIAEQTNLLALNAAIEAARAGEQGKGFAVVAEEVRTLAEQSAQAVTSIHDTIIKVQEAFNNSIDTSNDMLNFINNEVHEQFNAYGETGNQYYNDSDFVSKMSEEIAAMSEEITATVDQVSEAVQNMAQTSQRSNEQAEDIKESMNETTKAIEQVAQTAQSQAELAQRLNEIVQEFKI
- a CDS encoding tyrosine-type recombinase/integrase; this translates as MRASTETKIKYLTQKEALSLFNSIASSGSLHSTRDLAIFRLAYRCGLRVSEVSLLKLQNYNMSKGEIYCRRLKGSNNNTLRLDEKTKVALDNYINESNIKSESQIIFTSQKNNPISRQTLDYLTKKYCTMADIEDKSKHHFHALKHTTAVHLAECDMDIKELQWWLGHKSVSNTEIYFQFTTKQQDKMYEKLEGKSEMV